A window of the Dunckerocampus dactyliophorus isolate RoL2022-P2 chromosome 21, RoL_Ddac_1.1, whole genome shotgun sequence genome harbors these coding sequences:
- the dph2 gene encoding 2-(3-amino-3-carboxypropyl)histidine synthase subunit 2: MADAFSGNSETVMRRQVDVQVKSTTPLEKLDEFYQINKTCDFISQNHFEKVALQFPDDLLHDSTSVAAEIERITKTKVFVLGDTSYGSCCVDEVAAEHVGADCMVHYGRACLSPSKRLPLMYIFDRGHIDVEKCTSAFRELYPDTQAYVLLLYDVRYTHAIDGVVTMLGGDYPNLVTSQLAVEGELCYGLNKREPDQEQDGNQLCHFGRQFCLKSGLTIKDYGVFYIGQEGATLRNFMMTWNRCCFSSFDPATSTGRTESAGVNRMLMKRYYAIERAKDANVVGILVGTLGVAKYLSIIQQLKETIRKAGKKTYMFAMGKLNVAKLANFLEIDIFVLIACPENSLLDSGEFYRPVVTPFEMEVACNRNREWSEEYVTDFRHLLPGGQSHVPLAEGQEDCDQTDVSLITGALRNYKLDPEPVNSQSSSVVLRNQTLTVANPNSAASFLAHRSWRGLEQKLGETPVLKAVQGRRGIAIAYEEEGAVPR, encoded by the exons ATGGCTGATGCGTTCAGTGGCAACTCGGAGACGGTAATGCGGCGTCAGGTTGACGTCCAAGTGAAGAGTACCACTCCTCTGGAAAAGCTCGATGAGTTCTATCAGATCAATAAGACCTGCGACTTCATTTCTCAGAATCACTTTGAGAAG GTAGCCCTGCAGTTTCCTGATGACCTCCTGCACGATTCCACTTCAGTTGCAGCTGAGATTGAGAGAATAACTAAAACGAAAGTATTCGTTCTAGGAGATACATCCTACGGCAG TTGCTGTGTGGACGAGGTGGCAGCGGAGCACGTTGGAGCCGACTGCATGGTGCACTACGGCCGGGCCTGCCTCAGCCCTTCCAAGAGGTTGCCGCTCATGTACATCTTTGACAGAGGACACATCGACGTGGAGAAGTGCACCTCGGCCTTCAGAGAACTGTACCCTGACACGCAAGCCTACGTACTGCTACTCTATGATGTCAGATACACACACGCCATTG ATGGCGTTGTGACGATGTTGGGTGGAGACTATCCAAACCTTGTCACGTCACAACTTGCCGTGGAAGGCGAGCTGTGTTACGGCCTGAATAAAAGAGAACCAGACCAAGAACAGGACGGCAATCAGCTTTGTCACTTTGGACGGCAGTTCTGCCTGAAGAGTGGCCTGACCATTAAGGACTACGGCGTGTTCTACATCGGCCAAGAAGGAGCCACCCTACGGAACTTCATGATGACCTGGAACCgctgctgcttctcctccttTGACCCCGCCACGTCGACGGGGAGGACCGAGTCGGCCGGCGTCAACCGCATGCTGATGAAGCGCTACTACGCTATAGAGAGGGCAAAGGATGCCAACGTGGTGGGCATCCTGGTGGGCACGCTGGGCGTGGCCAAGTACCTGTCCATAATCCAGCAGCTGAAGGAGACCATCCGCAAGGCGGGCAAGAAGACTTACATGTTCGCCATGGGGAAGCTCAACGTGGCCAAGCTAGCCAACTTCCTggaaattgacatttttgttttaatcgCTTGTCCCGAGAACTCGCTGTTGGACTCCGGTGAGTTTTACCGACCCGTGGTGACGCCGTTCGAGATGGAAGTGGCCTGCAACAGGAACAGGGAGTGGTCTGAGGAGTACGTCACAGACTTTCGACATCTTTTACCAG GTGGGCAAAGCCACGTGCCTTTGGCGGAGGGTCAAGAGGACTGCGACCAGACGGACGTATCTTTAATCACAGGAGCTCTGAGGAACTACAAGCTGGACCCAGAACCTGTCAACTCACAAAGCTCCTCAGTGGTCCTCAGGAACCAGACGCTGACTGTGGCCAACCCCAACTCAGCAG CATCGTTTCTGGCCCATCGGAGTTGGCGTGGCTTAGAGCAGAAGTTGGGGGAGACGCCTGTGCTGAAGGCTGTGCAAGGCAGGAGAGGCATCGCCATCGCCTATGAAGAAGAAGGAGCAGTTCCACGATAA
- the ncf2 gene encoding neutrophil cytosol factor 2 isoform X1, producing the protein MSFLDTLRQWDEAVTCVDRQDLTEALQMFLAIEHPNSKICFNIGCLQLLNQNLDAAEKEVTRTCRCQAFDCSISKDEHLAVAFFQRGITFYKKKRFEESLGDFQLSLKALRGNQLIDYKVLGLRYKLYACEVLHNMALAEAHLGQWERAQKNLVKALEYKTDAKLNIMDRAMQSILKQKVFKAVEFPSTVLFRPNKHYVAELEKKDYLGKAKVVASVVPQDQFSGFAPLQPQSEKGPAAPKEPEVLRTLEGEPHIVRYEFIPETSDELAVVPGNVVFVLQRGSDNWASVVFNGRKGLVPYNYLEHLEMSLGAKQTQDISEPPDREPPTRPERKQGVVRGDSSSADLQQKEAQPADNLCIVKVYHAFNFAACLPSGSTYATLADKISKKLNLSSSSIVLSLTSDAESAIDEDTDMASVWSHAGSRRLTLWCHTRDLTAARTHNTEMTLVALHSYESSNPEDLSFTQGDRITLICKVNQDWLEGHCNGSTGIFPAAFVEEVSTNGQ; encoded by the exons ATGTCTTTTTTGGACACTCTGCGCCAGTGGGATGAGGCCGTAACGTGTGTGGACAGACAGGATTTGACCGAAGCGCTCCAGATGTTCTTGGCCATCGAACACCCCAACTCCAAAATCTGCTTTAACATCGGTTGTCTTCAGCTTCTAAACCAAAACCTGGATGCTGCTGAAAAG GAAGTGACTCGGACTTGTCGTTGTCAGGCCTTTGATTGCAGCATAAGCAAGGACGAGCATCTGGCCGTGGCCTTCTTTCAAAGAGGAATCACCTTTTACAAAAAGAAGAG GTTCGAGGAGAGTCTCGGTGATTTCCAACTTTCCCTGAAGGCCCTCAGGGGCAACCAGCTGATCGATTACAAAGTGCTCGGTCTCAGATACAAATTATACGCATGTGAG GTTCTGCACAACATGGCCCTGGCTGAGGCACACTTGGGTCAGTGGGAAAGAGCCCAGAAGAACCTTGTGAAGGCTCTTGAGTACAAGACGGACGCCAAGCTCAACATCATGGACCGTGCTATGCAGTCTATCCTG AAACAGAAAGTTTTCAAAGCAGTAGAGTTTCCTTCCACTGTGCTGTTCAGACCAAACAAGCACTACGTTGCTGagctggagaagaaggactACCTGGGAAAAGCCAAG gtggtGGCCTCTGTTGTCCCTCAGGATCAGTTCTCTGGATTTGCCCCTTTGCAGCCACAG tcTGAAAAGGGACCTGCTGCTCCTAAGGAGCCTGAGGTGCTGAG GACTTTGGAAGGTGAACCCCACATCGTGCGCTATGAGTTTATTCCCGAGACGAGCGACGAGTTGGCTGTAGTCCCGGGCAACGTTGTGTTTGTTCTGCAGAGAGGTTCTGACAACTGGGCCTCGGTGGTCTTTAACGGAAGA AAGGGACTTGTTCCTTATAATTACCTGGAACATTTGGAAATGTCCTTAGGCGCAAAGCAGACGCAG GACATATCAGAACCTCCAGATCGGGAACCACCGACCAGGCCAGAAAGGAAACAAG gtGTTGTTCGTGGTGACAGCAGCAGTGCAGACTTGCAACAAAAG GAAGCCCAGCCTGCTGACAACTTGTGTATTGTCAAAGTCTACCACGCGTTCAACTTTGCAGCGTGTCTACCAAGCGGCTCCACGTACGCAACACTGGCAGACAAGATCAGCAAGAAACTCAACCTCTCTTCTTCGTCCATCGTGTTGAG TTTGACTTCAGATGCAGAAAGTGCCATCGATGAAGACACCGACATGGCGAGTGTGTGGAGTCATGCTGGCAGCAGGCGCCTCACCTTGTGGTGTCACACCAGAGAC CTTACTGCTGCAAGGACACACAACACTGAGATGACTTTGGTGGCACTTCATTCTTATGAGTCGTCCAATCCTGAAGATCTGAGTTTTACTCAAGGGGATAGAATCACATTGATCTGTAAAG TCAACCAGGACTGGCTGGAGGGGCATTGTAACGGAAGCACTGGCATCTTCCCTGCCGCTTTTGTGGAGGAGGTTTCTACGAATGGCCAGTGA
- the ncf2 gene encoding neutrophil cytosol factor 2 isoform X2: protein MSFLDTLRQWDEAVTCVDRQDLTEALQMFLAIEHPNSKICFNIGCLQLLNQNLDAAEKAFDCSISKDEHLAVAFFQRGITFYKKKRFEESLGDFQLSLKALRGNQLIDYKVLGLRYKLYACEVLHNMALAEAHLGQWERAQKNLVKALEYKTDAKLNIMDRAMQSILKQKVFKAVEFPSTVLFRPNKHYVAELEKKDYLGKAKVVASVVPQDQFSGFAPLQPQSEKGPAAPKEPEVLRTLEGEPHIVRYEFIPETSDELAVVPGNVVFVLQRGSDNWASVVFNGRKGLVPYNYLEHLEMSLGAKQTQDISEPPDREPPTRPERKQGVVRGDSSSADLQQKEAQPADNLCIVKVYHAFNFAACLPSGSTYATLADKISKKLNLSSSSIVLSLTSDAESAIDEDTDMASVWSHAGSRRLTLWCHTRDLTAARTHNTEMTLVALHSYESSNPEDLSFTQGDRITLICKVNQDWLEGHCNGSTGIFPAAFVEEVSTNGQ from the exons ATGTCTTTTTTGGACACTCTGCGCCAGTGGGATGAGGCCGTAACGTGTGTGGACAGACAGGATTTGACCGAAGCGCTCCAGATGTTCTTGGCCATCGAACACCCCAACTCCAAAATCTGCTTTAACATCGGTTGTCTTCAGCTTCTAAACCAAAACCTGGATGCTGCTGAAAAG GCCTTTGATTGCAGCATAAGCAAGGACGAGCATCTGGCCGTGGCCTTCTTTCAAAGAGGAATCACCTTTTACAAAAAGAAGAG GTTCGAGGAGAGTCTCGGTGATTTCCAACTTTCCCTGAAGGCCCTCAGGGGCAACCAGCTGATCGATTACAAAGTGCTCGGTCTCAGATACAAATTATACGCATGTGAG GTTCTGCACAACATGGCCCTGGCTGAGGCACACTTGGGTCAGTGGGAAAGAGCCCAGAAGAACCTTGTGAAGGCTCTTGAGTACAAGACGGACGCCAAGCTCAACATCATGGACCGTGCTATGCAGTCTATCCTG AAACAGAAAGTTTTCAAAGCAGTAGAGTTTCCTTCCACTGTGCTGTTCAGACCAAACAAGCACTACGTTGCTGagctggagaagaaggactACCTGGGAAAAGCCAAG gtggtGGCCTCTGTTGTCCCTCAGGATCAGTTCTCTGGATTTGCCCCTTTGCAGCCACAG tcTGAAAAGGGACCTGCTGCTCCTAAGGAGCCTGAGGTGCTGAG GACTTTGGAAGGTGAACCCCACATCGTGCGCTATGAGTTTATTCCCGAGACGAGCGACGAGTTGGCTGTAGTCCCGGGCAACGTTGTGTTTGTTCTGCAGAGAGGTTCTGACAACTGGGCCTCGGTGGTCTTTAACGGAAGA AAGGGACTTGTTCCTTATAATTACCTGGAACATTTGGAAATGTCCTTAGGCGCAAAGCAGACGCAG GACATATCAGAACCTCCAGATCGGGAACCACCGACCAGGCCAGAAAGGAAACAAG gtGTTGTTCGTGGTGACAGCAGCAGTGCAGACTTGCAACAAAAG GAAGCCCAGCCTGCTGACAACTTGTGTATTGTCAAAGTCTACCACGCGTTCAACTTTGCAGCGTGTCTACCAAGCGGCTCCACGTACGCAACACTGGCAGACAAGATCAGCAAGAAACTCAACCTCTCTTCTTCGTCCATCGTGTTGAG TTTGACTTCAGATGCAGAAAGTGCCATCGATGAAGACACCGACATGGCGAGTGTGTGGAGTCATGCTGGCAGCAGGCGCCTCACCTTGTGGTGTCACACCAGAGAC CTTACTGCTGCAAGGACACACAACACTGAGATGACTTTGGTGGCACTTCATTCTTATGAGTCGTCCAATCCTGAAGATCTGAGTTTTACTCAAGGGGATAGAATCACATTGATCTGTAAAG TCAACCAGGACTGGCTGGAGGGGCATTGTAACGGAAGCACTGGCATCTTCCCTGCCGCTTTTGTGGAGGAGGTTTCTACGAATGGCCAGTGA